A genomic window from Brevibacillus agri includes:
- a CDS encoding ATP-binding cassette domain-containing protein, protein MIELKNISFSYPKSEKKAINQLNMKLEADKVNVVIGLNGAGKTTLFDLLTGVLAIQEGAIDGIPQAKEIVYQTQSLYFSPILKGRDIARLILHIADRAFDKNPEMCLSLLDDRERELVRELWNRKFGQMSVGERKWLLVTLFAEINKSFYLFDEPTSGVDPSARLKILNKIAGIAKKAGHTVMMSTHQLQELEFIDCKIFILHAGNVKYAGSYQDLLTTYNTPNPDRAFQYCIESDDRSLGIAHY, encoded by the coding sequence ATGATCGAATTAAAAAATATATCGTTTTCCTACCCGAAGAGTGAAAAGAAAGCGATCAATCAACTGAATATGAAACTGGAGGCAGATAAGGTCAATGTGGTCATTGGCCTGAATGGGGCAGGGAAAACAACGCTTTTTGATTTGCTGACGGGAGTGTTAGCGATTCAGGAAGGCGCGATTGATGGAATCCCTCAAGCGAAAGAAATCGTATATCAAACGCAAAGCTTGTACTTTTCCCCCATTTTGAAAGGCAGGGACATTGCGCGACTTATTTTACATATAGCGGACAGAGCGTTCGATAAAAATCCGGAGATGTGTTTGTCTCTGCTGGATGACCGAGAAAGAGAACTGGTCAGGGAGCTTTGGAATCGGAAGTTTGGGCAAATGTCTGTTGGCGAAAGGAAGTGGCTGCTCGTCACCTTGTTTGCCGAGATCAACAAAAGCTTCTATTTGTTTGATGAGCCTACGAGTGGGGTTGACCCTTCGGCCAGATTAAAAATATTGAACAAGATTGCGGGCATAGCCAAAAAAGCCGGGCACACCGTTATGATGTCGACTCATCAATTGCAGGAGCTGGAATTTATCGATTGCAAAATTTTCATTCTTCATGCGGGGAATGTGAAGTATGCAGGCTCCTACCAGGATTTGCTGACTACGTACAATACCCCTAATCCGGACAGGGCGTTTCAGTACTGTATCGAAAGCGATGACCGCTCCTTGGGAATTGCCCATTACTAA
- a CDS encoding DUF1254 domain-containing protein: MLAEPANPQNRYFTVQMLDVYTNTFRNVSNRSTRQEAARYLLVGPNWIGNPPPHTPVITIPPASASSKSGQLLNKRRLWSVEQQIRFAFSLNSEKALSLFRRQCLLLI, encoded by the coding sequence ATGTTGGCCGAGCCTGCCAATCCGCAAAACCGCTATTTTACCGTGCAAATGCTGGATGTGTACACGAATACGTTTCGCAACGTCTCCAACCGCTCAACCCGGCAAGAGGCAGCACGCTACTTGCTCGTGGGTCCGAACTGGATAGGAAATCCTCCGCCGCATACGCCCGTGATTACGATCCCGCCAGCTTCCGCAAGCAGCAAGTCTGGCCAGCTATTGAACAAACGAAGACTTTGGAGCGTTGAGCAGCAAATCAGGTTTGCGTTCAGCCTGAACAGCGAAAAGGCATTGTCTCTCTTCCGCCGACAATGCCTTTTGCTTATATAA
- a CDS encoding DUF2167 domain-containing protein: MRRQAWLSSLFACMFAFAAVLPASAAGNYNIVESGTKVEMEGKFSFTVPENMIFLNKDDTIKMEQEHGDIPTMNEIGSVHPIEDNQNWALFIEYEDTGHISDDEQNEIDAEALLQSYKDGTEEGNKQRKPEEQFHVIGWNVKPSYNAATHELEYSMLAETAQKDQFLNYKLQVLTRTGHVSFILVTDVPSLVQDKQTLRDKILKNFVVKEGHRYTDFNAETDKVAEFGLTGLILGGLGVAAAKKLGLLALILAFAKKGWILIVVALGALGGLVKKLLNKKKNGQPPADSDEEKPSA; encoded by the coding sequence ATGAGAAGACAAGCCTGGCTATCATCTTTATTTGCATGCATGTTCGCTTTTGCGGCCGTGCTCCCTGCGAGTGCAGCAGGGAACTACAATATTGTGGAAAGCGGAACGAAGGTCGAGATGGAAGGGAAGTTTTCCTTCACGGTTCCGGAAAACATGATTTTTCTCAACAAAGACGACACGATCAAAATGGAGCAGGAGCATGGGGACATCCCGACCATGAACGAGATCGGGAGCGTCCACCCGATTGAAGATAATCAGAATTGGGCCTTGTTCATCGAATACGAGGACACGGGACACATCAGCGACGACGAGCAAAATGAGATTGATGCCGAAGCGCTGCTGCAAAGCTACAAGGACGGCACAGAAGAGGGAAACAAGCAGCGCAAGCCGGAGGAGCAGTTCCACGTCATCGGCTGGAACGTAAAGCCGTCCTACAATGCCGCCACACACGAGCTGGAATACTCGATGCTGGCCGAGACCGCGCAAAAAGATCAGTTTTTGAACTACAAGCTGCAAGTGTTGACGAGAACGGGCCATGTCTCCTTCATTCTGGTCACCGATGTTCCGTCTCTCGTGCAGGACAAGCAGACGTTGCGGGACAAAATCTTGAAAAACTTCGTGGTCAAGGAAGGGCATCGCTACACCGACTTTAACGCGGAGACGGACAAGGTCGCCGAGTTTGGGCTGACAGGCTTGATTCTCGGCGGACTGGGCGTAGCCGCCGCGAAGAAGCTGGGGCTTTTGGCGTTGATTCTGGCGTTTGCGAAAAAAGGCTGGATTTTGATTGTGGTCGCATTGGGAGCGCTGGGCGGCCTGGTGAAAAAGCTGTTGAACAAAAAGAAAAACGGCCAGCCGCCTGCCGATTCGGACGAGGAAAAGCCGTCCGCCTGA
- a CDS encoding DedA family protein, which translates to MEVAVEHHLDLFVMKYGYVGVFFSLALGVIGLPIPDEVLMTYTGYAVSRGMLLMPFAVLSAFFGAAAGITISYAIACKWGLPLLLKVGPNLYITPKKIESTQKLFAKYGPFLLIVGYFLPGVRHITAYLAGMSAMKYGKFAAFAYTGALLWSLTYLLLGKMLEREWYKVVVYIRHYGLTFLLIGCAVGIAAYLLVKYRQSLKT; encoded by the coding sequence GTGGAGGTAGCCGTGGAACATCATCTGGACCTTTTTGTGATGAAGTACGGATATGTGGGCGTCTTTTTCTCGCTTGCGCTTGGCGTAATCGGGCTGCCGATTCCCGATGAAGTGCTGATGACGTACACAGGGTACGCGGTATCGCGGGGAATGCTGCTGATGCCGTTTGCTGTGCTGAGCGCTTTTTTTGGCGCGGCGGCAGGCATCACGATCAGCTACGCGATCGCCTGCAAATGGGGACTGCCGCTTCTGCTCAAAGTGGGGCCGAATCTTTACATCACCCCGAAAAAAATCGAGTCGACGCAAAAGCTGTTCGCCAAGTACGGTCCCTTTTTGCTGATCGTCGGCTACTTTTTGCCGGGCGTGCGCCACATCACGGCTTACCTGGCGGGGATGTCTGCGATGAAGTACGGCAAGTTTGCCGCTTTTGCCTACACGGGAGCGCTGCTGTGGAGCCTGACTTATTTGCTGCTGGGAAAAATGTTGGAGCGGGAGTGGTACAAGGTAGTCGTCTACATCCGGCATTACGGCTTGACGTTTTTGCTGATCGGCTGCGCGGTCGGCATCGCCGCTTATTTGCTGGTGAAGTACAGACAGAGCCTGAAAACATGA
- a CDS encoding amine oxidase, giving the protein MTLFWIFVDLIPFFVAFQVQPPALGFAIGFVLALLIYLFQKKKFGEVTTIIAIKVFYFFCGFWIALLFPAFHLFDFTQLFMYAILAVAATWSLCIKKPFTLQYAKKVVPAEFTSHPLFLASNFWLTLIWAVAFGLSLICSVLFALAVISGDTGVMLVNIWNIIGLAATIFVRPVVKHYFLKKQG; this is encoded by the coding sequence ATGACCTTGTTCTGGATTTTTGTTGACCTGATTCCTTTCTTCGTCGCATTTCAGGTGCAGCCGCCTGCGCTCGGCTTCGCCATCGGGTTTGTGCTCGCGCTGTTGATCTACCTGTTTCAGAAAAAGAAGTTTGGCGAAGTAACGACGATCATTGCGATCAAGGTGTTTTACTTCTTTTGCGGTTTCTGGATTGCCCTCTTGTTCCCTGCGTTTCACCTGTTTGATTTTACCCAACTGTTCATGTACGCCATCCTCGCTGTGGCAGCCACCTGGTCGTTGTGCATCAAAAAGCCGTTTACGCTGCAATATGCAAAAAAAGTGGTGCCCGCCGAGTTTACTTCGCATCCGCTGTTTCTGGCCTCCAACTTTTGGCTGACGTTGATTTGGGCAGTCGCGTTCGGGCTGTCGCTCATTTGCTCCGTGCTGTTTGCGCTCGCTGTCATTTCCGGAGATACGGGCGTCATGCTGGTCAACATCTGGAACATCATCGGGCTTGCCGCGACTATTTTTGTCCGTCCCGTTGTGAAGCATTACTTTTTGAAAAAGCAAGGTTAA
- a CDS encoding HlyD family secretion protein, whose amino-acid sequence MEKKKLNPKAIVAVVCLIVAAVVGYYGYQSYFYVKTEDAVVTGEIYKIASKQAGKLTNVRVDVGSQVEKEQIVAEQEQLNAASPTQVESLMIRSPISGVILQKVAKEGEVVGAGNTVALVVDKRQLYVEAHVEEAEAGYVQVGQQVDIELDKYPGQRFRGTVNRIGEATQSTFSLLPPVNASGNFTKVSQRIAVKITFDEGPYDFQPGLNAHVSIHVR is encoded by the coding sequence ATGGAGAAGAAAAAGCTGAATCCAAAAGCAATCGTGGCCGTCGTTTGTTTGATCGTGGCGGCGGTCGTGGGTTACTACGGCTACCAGAGCTATTTTTACGTCAAGACGGAGGATGCGGTAGTCACTGGAGAGATATACAAGATCGCGTCCAAGCAGGCCGGAAAGCTGACAAACGTGCGCGTGGATGTGGGCAGCCAGGTCGAGAAGGAGCAGATCGTGGCAGAACAGGAGCAGCTCAACGCCGCCAGCCCTACCCAGGTGGAAAGCTTGATGATCCGCTCGCCGATCAGCGGGGTGATCTTGCAAAAAGTCGCCAAGGAAGGCGAAGTGGTGGGCGCAGGCAACACCGTGGCGCTGGTCGTAGACAAACGGCAACTGTACGTGGAGGCGCACGTGGAGGAAGCAGAGGCAGGTTATGTCCAGGTCGGGCAACAAGTGGACATCGAGCTGGATAAGTACCCGGGCCAGCGGTTTCGCGGGACCGTCAACCGGATTGGCGAAGCGACGCAGTCGACGTTTTCTCTGCTGCCCCCGGTGAATGCGAGCGGCAATTTTACGAAGGTGAGCCAGCGCATTGCCGTGAAAATCACGTTTGACGAAGGACCGTACGATTTTCAGCCAGGCTTGAATGCCCATGTGTCCATCCATGTGCGATAA
- a CDS encoding DHA2 family efflux MFS transporter permease subunit gives MSPQENFWPGVFAIVLGTFMAVLDTSIVNIAIPEMMNVFGASTEEIQWVVTSYTLTMAAVIPLAGFLGIRFGIKKSYLASLFLFTLGSLLCGLAVSNATMIAARIIQAAGGGLMMTIGQSMIELVVPREKMGPAMGVFGISVFVAPAVGPTLSGYFVEQLDWRFIFTVNIPFGMLAMLLVWRFLQESEANRKQPFDLAGFVWSAIALVSLLLAVTKGEEKGWDSFYIVSLLMSALLGGCLFVMRELSTAHPLVDVRLFANRPFTLGLLVNSLIMVGNFGVIYLLPIYSENMLGKTAMDTGLMMLPQALASGVVTPLCGMLATRIGLKPLIVGGLVLCIVPGYFLSQVDLDTNVTTIHWLLALRGAGLGMCLMTSMQIPLVAVSEPARVPAASVITNISRQVATSIGIAGLISLFSRRGAVHAAQMSEQVTATRQPVLEALSQWQQMYAAKGLSWTEAYAAASGLFGQLVKKYAAVAALQDSLLMAVLVLVAAFLTMLTVKENKAAMQAGKEAAKSAVPD, from the coding sequence ATGAGTCCACAGGAAAATTTTTGGCCGGGCGTTTTTGCGATTGTGCTGGGCACGTTCATGGCGGTGCTGGATACGAGCATCGTCAACATAGCGATTCCGGAAATGATGAACGTGTTCGGGGCGTCGACGGAAGAAATCCAATGGGTCGTGACCAGCTACACATTGACGATGGCCGCCGTCATTCCGCTGGCAGGCTTTCTCGGCATCCGGTTCGGGATCAAAAAAAGCTACCTCGCCAGCCTGTTTTTGTTCACGCTCGGCTCGCTGTTGTGCGGCCTGGCGGTCAGCAACGCCACGATGATCGCCGCACGGATCATCCAGGCGGCGGGCGGCGGACTGATGATGACGATCGGTCAGTCGATGATCGAGCTTGTCGTGCCGCGGGAAAAAATGGGGCCAGCGATGGGAGTGTTCGGCATCTCGGTTTTCGTCGCTCCCGCTGTCGGGCCGACGCTCAGCGGGTATTTCGTGGAGCAGCTCGACTGGCGTTTCATTTTTACGGTGAACATTCCGTTCGGGATGTTGGCGATGCTTCTGGTCTGGCGTTTTTTGCAGGAAAGCGAAGCGAACCGCAAGCAGCCGTTTGATCTGGCGGGCTTCGTCTGGTCGGCGATTGCGTTGGTCAGCCTGCTGCTCGCCGTCACCAAAGGAGAGGAAAAGGGCTGGGACTCGTTTTACATCGTCTCCTTGTTGATGAGTGCTTTGCTAGGCGGCTGCCTGTTCGTCATGCGCGAGCTGTCGACTGCTCATCCGCTGGTCGATGTCCGCCTGTTTGCCAACCGTCCGTTTACGCTCGGGCTGTTGGTGAACAGTCTGATTATGGTCGGCAATTTCGGTGTGATCTACCTGCTGCCGATCTATTCGGAGAACATGCTCGGCAAAACGGCGATGGATACCGGGCTGATGATGCTGCCGCAGGCGCTCGCTTCCGGGGTGGTGACGCCGCTATGCGGCATGCTGGCGACGCGCATCGGTCTGAAGCCGCTGATTGTCGGCGGGCTTGTGCTGTGCATCGTGCCCGGCTATTTTCTCAGCCAGGTCGATCTGGACACGAATGTGACGACGATTCATTGGCTGCTCGCCTTGCGCGGGGCCGGACTGGGCATGTGTCTGATGACGTCCATGCAAATTCCGCTGGTGGCCGTGTCCGAGCCAGCGCGAGTGCCTGCGGCTTCGGTCATCACGAATATTTCCCGGCAGGTCGCGACCTCGATCGGGATTGCCGGACTTATTTCCCTGTTTTCCCGCAGAGGCGCGGTGCATGCGGCACAGATGAGCGAGCAAGTGACGGCCACACGGCAGCCTGTGCTGGAGGCGTTGTCCCAGTGGCAGCAAATGTACGCGGCCAAAGGGCTGTCGTGGACGGAGGCGTATGCTGCGGCCAGCGGGCTATTCGGCCAGCTCGTAAAAAAATACGCGGCAGTCGCCGCGCTGCAGGACAGCTTGCTTATGGCCGTGCTCGTGCTGGTGGCGGCGTTTTTGACCATGCTGACCGTAAAAGAAAACAAGGCAGCCATGCAAGCAGGCAAGGAGGCGGCAAAGTCCGCAGTACCGGATTAA
- a CDS encoding HlyD family secretion protein: MNWRKWMAALAGSTAIACLAGCGSVQPTALTPATPASAQEAAGEEAGTHSFSGKMVGIEEVTIYPKTAGRVAAVFRDTGDRVEAGTPLLALETVELEASLQMAKAELASAQAKWEEAKAGARVEDLQYAKAGWQQAQSKYEDVKNGKRPEELAQLAAAAQSAKSVYDAAKAKQARAKTLYDQGGLSSQSLEDAQTALAQAEAQYVRAQEELRLARQGVTQPTLQSLAANVEQMKALYDKTKNGPTKEQLAQYEAGVQKARAAVQNAQYQLDNATLKSPIKGYISMKSIQPGELANASMPVMSVVNTDQLYVVIGVSEAELARFSLNKKADVFVEVLQRHVPGKVARISPKADAGTNTYTVKILVDNPKGDLRSGMTGVVSL; encoded by the coding sequence ATGAATTGGCGCAAATGGATGGCGGCGTTGGCAGGAAGTACGGCGATTGCTTGCCTGGCAGGCTGCGGCTCGGTGCAGCCCACAGCCTTAACACCTGCAACGCCAGCCTCTGCTCAAGAGGCAGCAGGGGAGGAAGCGGGTACGCACTCGTTCAGCGGGAAAATGGTCGGCATCGAGGAAGTCACGATTTATCCCAAGACGGCAGGGCGAGTGGCCGCCGTCTTCCGCGATACGGGCGATCGGGTAGAAGCGGGCACGCCGCTTTTGGCGCTGGAGACGGTCGAGCTGGAAGCGAGCCTGCAAATGGCAAAAGCCGAACTCGCCTCGGCGCAGGCAAAATGGGAGGAAGCGAAGGCAGGAGCGCGGGTGGAAGACTTGCAGTACGCCAAAGCGGGCTGGCAGCAGGCGCAAAGCAAGTACGAGGACGTCAAAAACGGCAAGCGGCCGGAGGAGCTTGCGCAACTGGCAGCGGCGGCGCAATCGGCGAAATCGGTCTACGATGCCGCCAAAGCGAAGCAGGCCCGGGCAAAGACGCTCTACGATCAAGGGGGGCTTTCCAGCCAAAGCCTGGAGGACGCACAGACAGCGTTGGCGCAGGCAGAAGCCCAGTACGTCCGTGCCCAGGAGGAGCTGAGGCTGGCCCGGCAAGGAGTGACGCAGCCGACGCTGCAATCGCTCGCAGCCAATGTCGAGCAGATGAAGGCGCTGTACGACAAGACGAAAAACGGCCCGACGAAGGAACAGCTCGCCCAGTATGAGGCGGGTGTCCAAAAGGCGCGGGCCGCTGTCCAAAATGCCCAGTATCAACTGGACAATGCAACGCTGAAAAGCCCAATCAAAGGCTACATCAGCATGAAAAGCATCCAGCCGGGCGAGCTGGCAAACGCGAGCATGCCTGTCATGAGCGTGGTGAACACAGACCAACTGTATGTCGTGATCGGCGTATCGGAGGCAGAGCTCGCCCGTTTTTCCCTGAACAAGAAAGCCGATGTATTCGTCGAAGTGCTTCAGCGCCACGTTCCGGGCAAGGTAGCGCGGATCAGCCCAAAGGCAGATGCTGGCACGAATACGTACACGGTGAAAATTCTCGTGGACAATCCAAAAGGCGACCTCCGTTCCGGGATGACGGGCGTCGTTTCGCTTTAA
- a CDS encoding vWA domain-containing protein yields the protein MNVLVDQLQPDDTVGIVVYGSNGRVVLPPTSAKQRPAILSAIAELKPEGSTNAEEGLLLGYELASRSFERGAINRVILCSDGVANVGETGAEGILRSIEDFSRKEIYLSTFGFGMGNYNDVLMEQLADKGEGNYAYIDSFSEAKRVFTEALTGKLQTIARDVKIQVEFDPAKVDSYRLLGYENRDVRDEDFRNDKTDAGEVGAGHTVTALYEIKPKKAADTAPLGTVRIRHHDVATNRVEETSQPVQVQTTLSPELKFLASVAEFAEILRESPWSERSSLHDVLELAKANASGEEQREFVRLVESSLALPKH from the coding sequence TTGAACGTCCTGGTCGACCAGCTCCAGCCAGACGATACGGTCGGCATCGTCGTCTACGGCTCAAACGGGCGGGTCGTGCTTCCCCCGACTTCCGCCAAGCAGCGGCCAGCGATTTTGTCCGCGATTGCCGAGCTGAAACCCGAAGGCTCCACCAATGCCGAAGAAGGACTGCTGCTCGGCTATGAGCTGGCCTCCCGCTCCTTTGAACGCGGAGCGATCAATCGCGTCATCCTCTGCTCCGACGGGGTAGCCAACGTGGGCGAGACGGGCGCGGAAGGAATCTTGCGTTCTATCGAGGACTTTTCCCGCAAAGAGATTTATTTGAGCACCTTTGGCTTCGGGATGGGCAATTACAACGATGTGCTGATGGAGCAGCTCGCCGACAAAGGCGAAGGCAACTACGCTTACATCGATTCCTTTTCCGAGGCCAAACGGGTGTTTACGGAAGCGCTGACAGGCAAGCTGCAGACGATCGCCCGCGATGTCAAAATCCAGGTGGAGTTCGATCCGGCCAAGGTCGACTCGTATCGCCTGCTCGGCTATGAAAACCGCGACGTCCGCGATGAAGATTTTCGCAACGACAAAACAGACGCGGGCGAAGTAGGAGCTGGCCATACCGTCACCGCGCTTTACGAGATCAAGCCAAAAAAGGCGGCGGATACGGCCCCGCTGGGCACCGTGCGCATCCGCCACCACGACGTAGCGACCAATCGCGTAGAAGAAACCAGTCAGCCCGTGCAGGTGCAGACGACATTGTCGCCCGAGTTGAAATTTCTCGCTTCTGTCGCCGAGTTTGCCGAGATTCTTCGCGAAAGCCCCTGGTCAGAACGAAGCTCTCTGCACGATGTGCTGGAGCTGGCAAAGGCAAACGCCTCCGGCGAGGAGCAGCGCGAATTTGTCCGGCTCGTTGAAAGCAGCCTGGCTCTCCCCAAACATTAA
- a CDS encoding von Willebrand factor type A domain-containing protein codes for MKNIVKASGMTVLVAALIGCSSTGQRAAENNGSHPQTAASPQQAASESSALSRTMQDASLPTPIPSRTDDMYFQNYGANPFVSAAEDRLSTFAADVDTGSYTVMRRYIHEGTLPPPDAVRVEEFINYFPVAYPAPTDRTFSIVTDGGPSPFHPGHQLVRIGIKGKEIASDDRKPARLVFVIDVSGSMARKTAWNW; via the coding sequence ATGAAAAACATCGTAAAGGCAAGTGGCATGACCGTTTTGGTTGCAGCCTTGATCGGCTGCAGCTCGACTGGGCAGCGCGCCGCGGAAAACAACGGGTCCCATCCGCAGACGGCGGCAAGCCCGCAACAAGCGGCGAGCGAATCATCCGCGCTCAGCCGTACCATGCAAGATGCTTCGCTCCCAACTCCAATCCCGTCGCGCACAGATGATATGTATTTTCAAAACTACGGCGCAAACCCGTTCGTCTCCGCCGCAGAAGACCGTCTCTCTACGTTTGCCGCAGACGTAGACACCGGCTCCTACACCGTCATGCGCCGCTACATCCACGAAGGCACCTTGCCGCCGCCGGACGCTGTTCGCGTGGAGGAATTTATCAACTACTTCCCCGTCGCTTATCCGGCTCCCACAGACCGCACGTTTTCCATCGTCACAGACGGCGGGCCATCGCCTTTCCATCCCGGTCACCAGCTCGTCCGCATCGGGATCAAAGGCAAGGAAATCGCAAGCGACGACCGCAAACCCGCCCGGCTCGTCTTCGTCATCGACGTCTCCGGCTCGATGGCGCGGAAAACCGCCTGGAACTGGTGA
- a CDS encoding iron-containing alcohol dehydrogenase, with the protein MNAYSYYCSTRIEMGTGKAGELPKLLHDLQKGTSVLLVSDPGVIKAGLVAPIQEALTAAGFQVTLFDRLSQNPRDTECLEGAVLFRDTAADMVVAIGGGSAMDTGKTIALCGPNGGTPADYADGRLAYENIAPIICVPTTAGTGSEVTRSAVITEAATHRKMTLKHAALRPVLAVLDPALTYSVPAAVTAATGVDALVHAIEGYTCKVTNPISQALGAKAMQTIVSALPAAYADGQNEAARHAMLEGSLLAGLCFGSADVAAVHCLAEALGGLYDTPHGVANSVFLPHVLRFNAAENKPMHADLARYMGFAADADSEEVAVDKLIAGIAEWTSSLHIPKLKDLPGVREEDFPRIVELSMQNGSTPSNVRTITADDYMSILVEAYQA; encoded by the coding sequence ATGAACGCATACAGCTATTATTGCTCTACACGCATCGAAATGGGGACAGGCAAAGCTGGGGAGCTGCCGAAGCTTTTGCACGATCTGCAAAAAGGCACGTCTGTCCTGCTGGTCAGCGATCCGGGGGTCATCAAGGCAGGGCTGGTCGCGCCGATCCAGGAGGCGCTGACGGCAGCCGGTTTTCAAGTGACGCTGTTTGATCGGCTCAGCCAAAATCCGCGCGATACGGAATGTCTGGAAGGGGCAGTCCTGTTTCGCGACACAGCCGCCGACATGGTCGTAGCGATTGGGGGCGGCAGCGCGATGGATACGGGCAAAACGATTGCGCTGTGCGGGCCAAACGGCGGAACGCCCGCCGACTACGCAGACGGGCGACTGGCCTATGAAAACATCGCGCCGATCATCTGCGTCCCGACGACAGCGGGAACTGGCTCGGAAGTGACGCGCTCTGCCGTAATTACGGAGGCTGCCACGCACCGGAAAATGACGCTCAAGCACGCAGCGCTGCGGCCAGTCCTGGCCGTGCTCGACCCGGCTTTGACGTACAGCGTGCCTGCTGCCGTCACCGCTGCTACCGGAGTCGACGCGCTCGTTCACGCCATCGAAGGCTACACGTGCAAGGTGACGAATCCGATCTCGCAAGCGCTCGGGGCCAAAGCGATGCAGACGATTGTGTCCGCTCTGCCCGCAGCCTACGCAGACGGGCAAAACGAAGCGGCCCGGCACGCGATGCTCGAAGGCAGCCTGCTTGCGGGACTGTGCTTTGGCTCTGCGGATGTGGCGGCTGTTCACTGCCTGGCCGAAGCGTTAGGCGGGTTGTACGATACGCCGCATGGAGTGGCAAACTCCGTCTTTTTGCCGCACGTCCTGCGCTTCAATGCTGCGGAAAACAAGCCGATGCACGCGGATCTCGCCCGCTACATGGGCTTTGCCGCAGATGCCGACAGCGAAGAGGTTGCAGTAGACAAGCTGATCGCGGGCATTGCCGAGTGGACAAGCAGCTTGCACATCCCCAAGCTGAAAGACTTGCCCGGCGTGCGCGAAGAAGACTTCCCCCGCATCGTGGAGCTGTCGATGCAAAACGGCTCGACGCCAAGCAACGTCCGCACGATTACGGCGGACGATTACATGAGCATTTTGGTCGAGGCTTATCAGGCGTAG
- a CDS encoding AAA family ATPase: protein MNLAINVTQHQLMDVLLNVAVARPVFIWGAPGIGKSALVEAFAQQVGLPCVSLLGSQLAPEDIIGVPQIVEGKSRFCPPTQIAREEPYCLFLDELNACSQEVQKAFYSLIHERRIGDYHLPEGSIVIGAGNRAQDSAIVKPMSSALINRMFHVQLLVSHEQWLSWAYANGIHPYVLQFLQVRPDYLWSQPPKTEEPFSTPRSWHMLSDALHEFGEGLTSEIVGVLAYGCLTPQHAAQFKAFHKNLQGKYQLNRILEGEASFPSAPEDRDVLYFLADSFRAQIKKELPPDKASVSDGHKRFAHRAKALLKDLSAISLEMAQMVVARHEDGDGLPDWFVVEVIRDLPRLAMDRKGK, encoded by the coding sequence ATGAATTTAGCTATTAACGTAACGCAACATCAGCTAATGGACGTGCTGCTCAACGTAGCCGTGGCGCGTCCCGTCTTTATTTGGGGAGCGCCGGGGATCGGAAAATCTGCCCTTGTCGAAGCGTTCGCCCAGCAGGTAGGCTTGCCCTGCGTCTCCCTTTTGGGGAGTCAGTTGGCGCCGGAGGACATTATCGGCGTTCCGCAGATCGTGGAGGGAAAAAGCAGGTTTTGCCCGCCGACGCAAATCGCGCGGGAAGAGCCGTACTGCCTGTTTCTCGACGAGCTGAATGCGTGTTCGCAAGAGGTGCAAAAAGCGTTTTACAGTCTGATTCACGAGCGCAGAATCGGGGATTACCACTTGCCGGAAGGCTCGATTGTGATCGGGGCGGGGAACCGCGCCCAGGACAGCGCGATTGTCAAGCCGATGTCGTCCGCGCTCATCAACCGGATGTTCCATGTGCAGCTTCTCGTCTCCCATGAGCAGTGGCTGAGTTGGGCGTACGCCAACGGGATTCATCCGTACGTGCTGCAATTTTTGCAGGTGCGTCCCGACTATTTGTGGTCGCAGCCGCCCAAGACGGAGGAGCCGTTTTCCACGCCGCGCTCCTGGCATATGCTCTCGGATGCGCTGCACGAATTTGGCGAAGGGCTGACCAGCGAGATCGTCGGGGTGCTCGCCTACGGCTGCCTGACGCCGCAGCATGCCGCACAGTTCAAGGCTTTTCACAAAAACCTTCAGGGCAAGTACCAGCTCAACCGCATTCTGGAGGGCGAGGCGTCGTTCCCGAGTGCGCCGGAGGACCGGGACGTGCTGTATTTCCTCGCCGATTCGTTCCGCGCCCAGATCAAAAAAGAGCTGCCGCCAGACAAAGCTTCCGTGAGCGATGGGCACAAGCGGTTTGCGCATCGGGCCAAGGCTCTGCTCAAAGACTTGTCTGCGATCTCGCTGGAAATGGCGCAGATGGTCGTCGCCCGGCACGAGGACGGGGACGGCTTGCCGGACTGGTTTGTCGTCGAGGTCATTCGCGACTTGCCGCGGCTGGCGATGGACAGAAAGGGCAAGTAG